Proteins encoded together in one Marispirochaeta sp. window:
- a CDS encoding ISAs1 family transposase, which yields MNIIEHFQAIEDPRIDRHKRHLILDIIVITICAVVCHCETWEEIETYGKEKEHWLKKFLALPNGIPSHDTIRRLFIRLNPEQLQQCFLSWVNAIREQTQGEIVAIDGKTARRSHDHYSGKSALHMVSAWASENRMVLGQVKTDEKSNEITAIPELLKLLELKGCIVTIDAMGCQTDIANLIKEKQANYVLAVKGNRPHLHDELKFCFDEIKPGTEKTEEWIDYHRDFNKEHGRCEVRECVATDEIDWLKPHIKDWKGVQSIAMVRAQRTIGDKESVETRYYISSLPANAELLNSAIRAHWGVENSVHWVLDMVFREDESRMRKGYSPENFAILRRIAMNLVRRDKNSKGSLKGRRKAAGWNNRYLEELLFAPDEAFKPTA from the coding sequence ATGAATATTATTGAACATTTTCAAGCAATTGAAGATCCGCGGATAGATCGGCATAAGCGACATCTCATCCTGGACATCATAGTAATCACCATCTGTGCAGTTGTTTGCCATTGTGAAACCTGGGAGGAAATTGAGACCTACGGAAAGGAGAAGGAGCACTGGCTTAAGAAGTTCCTGGCCCTTCCGAATGGGATTCCTTCTCATGATACGATTCGGCGCTTGTTTATTCGCCTCAATCCTGAACAACTCCAGCAATGCTTTCTCAGTTGGGTGAATGCCATCCGTGAACAAACCCAAGGAGAAATCGTCGCGATTGATGGAAAGACAGCCCGTCGCAGCCATGATCATTATAGCGGGAAGTCTGCACTCCATATGGTAAGCGCCTGGGCGTCAGAGAACCGCATGGTTCTCGGTCAGGTGAAGACTGACGAGAAATCAAATGAAATCACCGCTATCCCAGAGCTTCTTAAGCTGCTTGAACTAAAGGGATGCATCGTGACTATAGACGCTATGGGTTGCCAGACAGATATCGCCAACCTCATTAAAGAGAAACAAGCCAACTATGTGCTTGCGGTGAAGGGAAATAGACCTCATCTGCACGATGAATTGAAGTTTTGCTTCGATGAAATCAAACCCGGGACTGAGAAAACAGAAGAGTGGATTGATTATCACAGGGACTTCAACAAGGAACACGGTCGATGTGAAGTCCGTGAATGTGTGGCGACTGATGAGATCGACTGGCTGAAGCCGCATATCAAAGATTGGAAAGGGGTACAGAGTATCGCCATGGTCAGAGCACAGCGTACCATCGGTGATAAAGAAAGTGTGGAAACTCGCTACTACATTAGCTCGCTCCCTGCGAATGCAGAGCTTCTGAACTCAGCGATACGAGCCCATTGGGGGGTAGAGAACTCCGTTCACTGGGTGTTGGACATGGTCTTCCGGGAAGATGAAAGTCGCATGCGAAAAGGCTATTCCCCTGAAAACTTTGCAATTTTACGTCGCATAGCTATGAATCTCGTCCGCCGTGATAAGAATAGCAAGGGAAGCTTAAAGGGGCGGCGCAAAGCGGCTGGTTGGAATAACCGCTATTTGGAAGAATTGCTATTCGCTCCAGACGAAGCATTCAAGCCAACTGCCTGA
- a CDS encoding reverse transcriptase domain-containing protein has product MKDWEIVQTSLSGIAKKAERCPKYRFRNLFGMLNERMLRDSWDWMNKKAACGVDGESVRDFEKNLDENIRELVDELKPGRYKARLVRRKNIPKGQGKMRPLGIPVVRDKLVQQAAKRILQAIYEQDFMRCSYGYRPNLGARDAVSKLTVKLQFGNYHHVVDAGIKGFFDPMDHDWLMRMVEERIDDKPFLRLIKKWLKARNPGGRQKKHSEAWQRKPAGWDRVTSAC; this is encoded by the coding sequence ATGAAAGACTGGGAAATTGTGCAAACCTCACTGTCAGGAATAGCAAAGAAGGCGGAAAGATGCCCAAAATACCGATTTAGAAATCTCTTTGGGATGCTTAACGAAAGAATGCTCAGGGATAGCTGGGACTGGATGAACAAGAAGGCTGCCTGTGGAGTTGATGGAGAGAGTGTAAGAGATTTCGAGAAGAATCTTGATGAAAACATCAGGGAATTAGTGGATGAGTTGAAACCTGGCAGGTACAAAGCGCGCTTGGTCCGGAGGAAGAATATCCCCAAAGGGCAAGGGAAGATGCGACCATTGGGTATTCCGGTGGTGAGAGATAAGCTGGTACAACAAGCCGCTAAACGTATTCTTCAGGCAATCTATGAGCAGGATTTTATGCGTTGCAGTTACGGTTACCGTCCGAATCTGGGCGCCCGAGATGCAGTCAGCAAACTGACTGTAAAGTTGCAATTCGGAAATTATCATCATGTTGTCGATGCCGGTATCAAAGGTTTCTTTGACCCCATGGACCATGATTGGTTGATGCGAATGGTGGAAGAGCGAATCGATGATAAACCGTTTCTGAGATTGATTAAAAAGTGGCTGAAAGCCAGGAATCCTGGAGGAAGACAGAAGAAGCATAGTGAAGCCTGGCAACGGAAGCCCGCAGGGTGGGATCGTGTCACCAGTGCTTGCTAA
- a CDS encoding FG-GAP repeat protein, giving the protein MKTYKRILFVLGGLIVMLAGCSDPTGDSGTDTTDTVTPLSQLWASDAAGDDWFGNSVSLSADGMLALVGAHGDDNTNGLDSGAAYIYARNGSSWTQMAKLIPADGLAYDKFGMAVCLSPDGSTAIVGSPNNDSSGSCAGAAYIFTGSGSTWTQAVKLSASTSSDGSQVNDNFGVSVSLSSDGSVALVGALGDDTLQTANVGSVYIYSGIAWSNEVWIPSPYVDHVKFGETVCLSSDGMTALIGAPSIYSAQGRVFFYSYNASTGWTVKSQFGTGLSSPYDSNNGDRFGSSLALSSDGSVALIGAEGKGAAYVYSESMGNKWGGFVDIGSLGGGSGFGCSVSLSSGGSIALVGAQSDQQNGAAYLFTGVFDSTDFLQPSTWTQKARIAAADGASADCFGKSVSLSETGTTAIIGTYQNDVDDTEGADSGSVYSYGISY; this is encoded by the coding sequence ATGAAAACATATAAAAGAATTTTGTTCGTTTTGGGAGGGCTGATCGTTATGCTGGCTGGATGCAGCGACCCCACAGGCGACAGCGGTACAGATACAACAGATACAGTAACCCCCCTAAGTCAATTATGGGCTTCTGATGCCGCAGGGGATGATTGGTTTGGAAACAGTGTCAGCCTTTCCGCCGATGGAATGCTGGCGCTGGTCGGGGCTCACGGGGACGATAATACCAATGGGCTGGACAGCGGGGCAGCCTATATCTATGCCCGAAACGGGTCGAGCTGGACGCAGATGGCGAAGCTGATTCCTGCTGATGGTCTAGCCTATGATAAATTCGGCATGGCAGTATGCCTTTCTCCCGATGGATCGACTGCAATCGTCGGCTCTCCCAATAATGACAGTTCAGGCTCCTGTGCCGGCGCTGCCTATATTTTTACCGGAAGCGGCAGTACCTGGACTCAAGCGGTGAAACTGAGTGCTTCCACTTCCAGCGATGGATCACAGGTCAACGATAATTTTGGCGTAAGCGTCAGTCTGTCTTCCGATGGTTCGGTTGCTCTGGTGGGGGCACTTGGGGATGATACCCTTCAGACTGCAAATGTTGGATCTGTATATATTTATTCAGGGATAGCCTGGTCCAATGAAGTTTGGATACCGTCCCCATATGTTGACCACGTTAAGTTCGGTGAAACAGTGTGCCTTTCCTCCGATGGAATGACCGCCTTGATCGGAGCTCCTTCAATTTATTCTGCGCAGGGGAGAGTTTTCTTCTACTCCTATAATGCCTCTACCGGATGGACCGTGAAGTCTCAATTCGGAACCGGTCTTTCCTCCCCGTATGATTCAAATAACGGAGACCGTTTCGGTTCGAGCCTTGCCTTGTCTTCCGACGGTTCGGTTGCCTTGATCGGAGCAGAAGGAAAAGGAGCGGCATATGTCTACTCTGAATCGATGGGCAATAAATGGGGCGGGTTCGTTGATATCGGTTCCCTGGGAGGAGGTTCCGGCTTCGGCTGTTCCGTTAGTCTTTCATCGGGCGGTTCCATCGCCCTTGTAGGTGCCCAATCCGATCAGCAGAATGGCGCCGCCTATCTTTTTACCGGAGTCTTTGATTCTACCGATTTTCTGCAACCCTCCACATGGACCCAAAAAGCAAGAATCGCTGCTGCCGACGGTGCTTCGGCGGATTGCTTCGGTAAAAGTGTCTCCTTGTCCGAAACGGGTACGACCGCCATAATCGGAACATACCAGAACGATGTTGATGATACAGAGGGGGCTGATTCAGGATCGGTCTACAGCTATGGGATTTCTTACTGA
- a CDS encoding reverse transcriptase domain-containing protein: protein MKPGNGSPQGGIVSPVLANMYLHYAIDLWFHKVYLKGCKGEGCMIRYADDGVWAFEYQEDADRFYETLKLRLKKFKLELSEEKSSIIKFDRHKPEERFCFLGFEFYWSRDRKGRPHVKKRTSRKKLRQSIRNVNDWVKNNRSLVLEDLFRRLNSMLRGYFTYYGIIGNYNSIHEYHWHVVFYLRKWLSRRSQRGQLSWEKMKRLAERFKLVGPSINEKGGRRMVKKVLIY, encoded by the coding sequence GTGAAGCCTGGCAACGGAAGCCCGCAGGGTGGGATCGTGTCACCAGTGCTTGCTAACATGTATCTGCATTATGCCATTGACCTGTGGTTTCACAAGGTGTACCTGAAAGGGTGCAAAGGCGAAGGATGTATGATCCGCTATGCTGACGATGGCGTCTGGGCGTTCGAATATCAAGAAGATGCTGATAGGTTTTATGAAACCTTGAAGCTCAGATTGAAGAAATTCAAGCTGGAATTGTCAGAAGAAAAGAGTAGTATAATCAAGTTCGATAGGCACAAACCTGAAGAGCGATTCTGTTTTCTTGGTTTTGAGTTCTACTGGAGCCGTGACAGAAAAGGACGTCCGCATGTAAAGAAGCGGACTTCACGTAAGAAATTACGTCAGAGTATCAGGAATGTTAATGACTGGGTAAAAAATAATCGGAGCCTGGTGTTGGAGGATCTCTTCCGGCGACTGAATTCAATGCTCCGTGGCTACTTCACTTATTATGGTATAATTGGGAATTACAATAGTATTCATGAATACCACTGGCATGTTGTATTCTACTTGAGGAAATGGCTGAGTCGAAGAAGTCAGAGAGGACAGCTCAGTTGGGAAAAGATGAAAAGATTGGCAGAACGGTTTAAACTGGTGGGACCATCAATTAACGAAAAAGGCGGCCGCCGAATGGTGAAGAAGGTATTGATCTACTAA
- a CDS encoding helix-turn-helix transcriptional regulator codes for MELGNYIRKLRFENGEMTQQELADAVGVTRVTIYSVESGRFVPSCLLAMKIARVFGVSFDDVFYLKEEEQDESR; via the coding sequence ATGGAGTTAGGTAATTACATACGCAAGCTGCGATTTGAAAATGGCGAAATGACTCAGCAGGAATTGGCTGATGCGGTGGGTGTGACCCGGGTGACCATCTATTCTGTTGAATCTGGCAGGTTTGTTCCTTCCTGTCTTTTAGCAATGAAGATTGCACGCGTATTCGGTGTTTCCTTCGATGATGTTTTTTACCTAAAAGAGGAGGAACAGGATGAATCGAGGTAA